A stretch of the Mycobacterium shigaense genome encodes the following:
- a CDS encoding winged helix-turn-helix transcriptional regulator — MALPREYPDENCPIARSLEIVGERWTLLIVRDTFYGARRFSDFHHHLGVPKAVLADRLAFLVAEGVLAKEGSEYRLTAKGLQLWPLIWSMITWGKQHLLNQPTRTYRHAGCGGSIDSNRTCQRCAQVPEVGELVVHPPRRPHDPRRDDPVSRALARPHRMLEQI; from the coding sequence ATGGCCCTGCCCCGCGAGTATCCCGACGAGAACTGCCCGATCGCGCGGTCCCTGGAGATCGTCGGCGAGCGGTGGACGCTGCTGATCGTGCGCGACACGTTCTACGGGGCCCGCCGCTTCAGCGATTTCCACCATCACCTGGGCGTCCCCAAGGCGGTGCTGGCCGACCGCCTGGCGTTCCTGGTGGCCGAAGGCGTTCTGGCCAAAGAAGGCAGCGAGTATCGGCTCACCGCCAAGGGCCTACAGCTGTGGCCGCTGATCTGGTCGATGATCACGTGGGGCAAACAGCACCTGCTGAACCAGCCGACCCGGACGTATCGGCACGCGGGATGCGGCGGCTCGATCGACTCCAATCGCACCTGCCAGCGCTGCGCGCAGGTGCCCGAGGTCGGTGAGCTCGTCGTCCACCCGCCGCGACGCCCGCACGATCCGCGGCGCGACGATCCCGTCAGCCGCGCCCTGGCGCGACCGCATCGGATGCTGGAACAGATCTGA
- a CDS encoding DUF302 domain-containing protein has product MTTTVKNFEVVRHVMNRIDIATGVDFDEFRAAFEAAAPTFDPTPVREIAERGGSWDEVLAAAADNAPHELMVYATIDALPLFGIAGHTTRAVEYLLGNHTIAETMFRHDPKALLYAPLRVLIHADADGNAIFSIDQPSAAFGSLGIAKVTKVGQSLDRKMANLLRVLGIEADQAFS; this is encoded by the coding sequence ATGACAACTACCGTGAAAAACTTCGAGGTAGTCCGGCACGTCATGAACCGCATCGACATCGCGACCGGAGTCGACTTCGACGAATTCCGGGCCGCCTTCGAAGCGGCCGCACCAACTTTCGATCCGACGCCGGTGCGTGAGATCGCCGAGCGAGGTGGCAGCTGGGACGAGGTCCTGGCGGCCGCGGCGGACAACGCGCCGCACGAGCTGATGGTCTACGCGACCATCGATGCGCTGCCACTGTTCGGCATCGCCGGCCACACCACCAGGGCGGTGGAGTACCTGCTCGGCAACCACACGATCGCCGAGACGATGTTCCGTCACGACCCAAAGGCGTTGCTCTACGCACCGTTACGGGTACTCATCCACGCTGATGCCGACGGCAACGCGATCTTCTCGATCGACCAGCCCAGCGCCGCCTTCGGCAGCCTCGGCATCGCCAAGGTCACGAAGGTGGGCCAGAGCCTAGACCGCAAGATGGCAAACCTGTTGCGAGTCTTAGGGATTGAGGCCGATCAGGCCTTCTCCTGA
- a CDS encoding Hsp20/alpha crystallin family protein, with protein sequence MSNLALWSRPAWDTDRWLRDFFGPAAAADWAKPVTSGFTPAAEIVTDGDDAVVRLELPGVDVEKDVNVEVDSHNGVSRLVIHGEHRDEHAEEQNGRTLREIRYGSFRRSFRLPAHVTGEAVKASYDAGVLTVRVTGALKKPAESPAQRIEITT encoded by the coding sequence ATGAGCAACCTCGCACTGTGGTCGCGACCGGCCTGGGACACCGACCGGTGGCTGCGCGACTTCTTCGGACCGGCGGCCGCCGCCGACTGGGCCAAGCCGGTGACCAGTGGTTTCACCCCCGCGGCGGAGATCGTCACGGACGGCGATGACGCGGTGGTACGCCTGGAGCTGCCCGGCGTCGACGTCGAGAAGGACGTCAACGTCGAGGTGGACTCCCACAATGGGGTGAGCCGCCTGGTGATCCACGGCGAACACCGCGACGAGCACGCCGAGGAGCAGAACGGCCGCACGTTGCGCGAGATCCGGTATGGCTCGTTCCGCCGGTCGTTCCGGCTGCCCGCCCACGTCACGGGCGAGGCCGTCAAGGCCTCCTACGACGCCGGCGTGCTGACCGTGCGGGTCACCGGTGCCTTGAAAAAGCCCGCCGAAAGCCCGGCGCAGCGCATCGAGATCACCACGTAA